The Nocardia sp. BMG51109 nucleotide sequence CCGGCGGCGGGAGTGAAACAGCAGGCATGGCAGGCACTTTCACGGAGATCACGGCAGGAAGCGGCGGTTCACCAGATTCGCGATGCGCTGGTAGTAGGAGCCGGTGGTGCGGACGAACAGGTCGAGCGCCTTGGCCTCCCAGCCGATCAGCACCCGGCCGTGCCCCTTGCGCACGCCGTCGAGGATGGTCTGCGCGGCCATCTCCGGGGTGTGCATCGCCAGCTTCTTGTCGAAGAACGAGGCGAACTGCTTGGCGTCGATCCCCTCGGCGTAGGTGGCGTTGCGGGCCACCGCGGTCTTGATGCCGCCGGGGTGCACGCAGGTGACCTTGACCGGATGGCGACGGGCCAGCATCTCCTGCCGCAGCGATTCGGTGAAGCCGCGCACCGCGAATTTCGCGGCGTTGTAGGCACTTTGGCCCGGGACCGCGATCAACCCGAACAGGCTGGACACGTTCACCACGTGTCCCGCACCGGATTCGATCAGCATCGGCAGGAATGCCTTGGTGCCGTTGACGACTCCCCAGAAATCGACATCCATGATGCGCTCGATGTCCTTGAACTGGGACTCTGTCACCTCACCGTGGAAGGCGATACCGGCGTTGTTGTAGACCTGATGCACGACGCCGAAGTGCTTGTTCACCTCGTCGGCGTACAGCAGCACGGCCTCCCGCTCGGCGACGTTCAGCCGGTCCGACTTCACCTCCGCACCGGAAGCTTCGCAGCGCCGGACGGTTTCGGCCAGGCCCTCGGTATCGATATCGGACAGCGCGAGTTTCGCGCCGCGGCGGGCCAGATTCTCGGCCAGGGCGCGGCCGATGCCGGACCCCGCCCCGGTGATCACGCAGACCTTGCCCCGGAAGTAGGCGTCCTCGCGCCTCGCCGAGGGTTCGCCGGCAAGCTCCGTCACTGTGCAGCCACCACTTTCAGATCGGACCGGACCTCGGCACCGTTGACATTCGAGGTCGTGTCGTACGCGGACACATCGAACTTTTCCAGCATCCTACGGAAGCGGAAGGTGAAATCGGGCCAGAGCGTGGTGTTGTTGCCGTGCTTGTCCAGATACCAGCTGGCGCAGCCGCCGGTGCTCCAGACGCTGCCCACCAGCTTGCCCTGCAACTCGCGATTGAACTTGTCCTGCACGTCCTTTCGCACCTCGACGGTGCGCAGGCCGAGCCGGTCGACGGTGGCGATCGCGTCGGCGATGTAGTTGATCTGCGACTCGATCATGTACACCATCGAGCTGTGGCCCAGGCCCACGTTCGGACCGAGCATGAAGAACAGGTTCGGGAAATCGGCGATCGCCGAACCCTTGTAGCCCTGCTGCCCGGAATCGTCGAAGATCTCCGCCAGGGTGCGCCCGCCGCGCCCGGTGACGACGTCGTAGGCGGGCGAGTCGGTGACGTGGAAACCGGTGGCGACGATCAGCGCGTCGATCTCCCGCTCGGTGCCGTCGGTGGTCACGATCGAGTTCGCCCGGATCTCCTGGATGCCGTCGGTGACCACGTCGACGTTGTCGCGGCCCAGCGCCGGGTAGTACTCGTTGGACAGCAGCATGCGCTTACAGCCGATGCGGAAGTTCGGGGTGACCTTGCGGCGCAGCTGCGGATCGCGCACCTCGTAGGCGAGCTTGGCGCGCGCCAGCATCTCCATCACCCGCATCGCCGGCGGGAACTTCGCCAGGCCCACCACCTGCGTCTCCCGGGCGGCGTAGATGGCGCCGCGGGCGAGCCGCTGCACACCCGGCAGGTGCTTGAAGGCCAGCCGCTCCGGCAGCGTGTACGGGCGGTCGAGCCGCGGCAGCAGCCACGGCGCGGTGCGCTGGTAGACGTCCAGGTGCGCGACCTGCGGCGCGATCGAGGGCACGATCTGGATCGCCGAGGCGCCGGTGCCGATCACCGCGACCCGCTTACCGGTCAGGTCCGAGTCGTGATCCCAGCGCGCGGAGTGGCTGATCTGCCCCTGGAAGTCGTTGATGCCCTTGATATCCGGGAGGTTCGGCTCACACAGCGCGCCGACCGCGGAGACCACGATGTCGGCGGTGAACGCGCCCTCGGTGGTCTGCACCTCCCAGCGCGCGTCGGCATCGTTCCACCGGGCATCGGTCATCTCGCAACCGAACAGGTGCTTGTCGCGCACCCCGTACCGTTCGGCGACGTCGCGGATGTAGCGCTGAATCTCCGGCTGCCGGGAGAACGAGCGCGACCAGTCCGGGTTCAGCGCGAAGGAGTAGGAGTACAGCTGCGACGGCACGTCGCAGGCCGCACCCGGGTACGTATTGTCCCGCCAGGTGCCGCCGACGTCGTCGCCGCGCTCGATCACCAGGTAGTCGTCACGACCCTGCTGCTCGAGCCGGATCGCCAGGCCCAGACCCGAGAATCCGCTGCCGACGATCAGAACGTGCACGTGCCGGGCGCCCGCGGAGTCTCGGCGGCCGGTCACGCCGCCCTCTCCGGCCCCCGCATCGCGGCCGTTGTCTGTAACCTTGCGACTCATATACCCGAGAGTAGGACCTTATTAAGCGGGAGTCAACAGTATTGACCCGCGTTCAGTAGTATGGATCTCGTGGTGAGAGGACCTGGTGAGAGCGGCAAGCGGGTGCGACTGAGCCCCGACGAGCGGCGCGAGCAGCTGATCGTGCTGGGCGTCGCGATGCTCGGCGAGCGCGCCCTCGAGGACATCTCCGTCGGCGATATCGCCGAACAAGCGGGCATCTCGCGGGGGCTGCTGTTCCACTATTTCCCGTCCAAACAGGACTTCCACCTGGCGATCGTGCGGCGGGCCAACGCCGAACTCCTGGCCCGTACCGCCCCGGATCAGAATCTCGGGCTGTTCGACATGCTGCGCGACGCGGTGTCCCGCTACATCCACTACGTCGCCGAGAACCGCACCTCGTATCTCGCGCTGCTGCGCGGTCCGGCCAGCGCCAGCCCGGAACTGGTGGAACTGGTCGACCAGACCCGCGGCACCATCGTCGACCGCATCCTCGCCGAGGCGCCGATCCCGGCCGAGGATCCGGATCGGCCGCGGCTGCGATTGGCGGTGCGCGGCTGGATCGCCTTCGTGGAGGAGACCACGCTGAGCTGGCTGCGGCACGAGACCATCGGCCGCGAGCAGCTGATCGACATGCTGGTCGAATCGCTGCCGGCGCTGGCCCTGAATCAGGACCTCACGGCAGCACTGCGGGAATGATCACGGCAGCACTGCGGGAGTGAAGGGAATGACCTACCCGATCAACGATTGTCGGTGACCTGCCAGCGGAACTGGTCGGCACCCGACGGCCCGCGCCGCCGGATGAGATCGGTCAGATAGGCGGCCGGTTCGACGAGCGCGAAATCGGGACCCATCCCCACCACCATGCCGACGAAGACGGCCGTGCCCGAACCGGTTTCGGTGTAGACGACCCCGCCGGAATCGCCGTGGTCGACGAGGAACGTGGTCAGCACGTGGGTGCCGGTGACCGTGGTGACCACCCCGCAGGTGGTCCCGGTGCGCGCACCGGTCTTGCAGACCCGCTGGCCCACGGCCGGATTGCCGTCGACCGCGGTGATCAACAACCGGCCCGCCGAGGCGCCTGTCGAGACGTCGCCGGACAACCGCACCAGGGCGAAACCGAGATGGTCGACGTCGCCGTCGGGCACGCCCGCCTCGAACCAGCCGATGGGCGCGCCGTTCTCGGCGTAGACCCGGGCACCGGGTTCGTAGCAGTGACCCGCCGTCACCGCGTAGGACGTGGCGCCGATGCGGCCGGTCAGGCCCACCGAACACTGTTCGTCGTCGGTCCGGATGGCCATGCCCGGCGAGATCGTGAGACTCGGTGCGGCGTCGGCCGCGGGTGCCACCGCGGTGCAGAAGGCGGTCGCCATCGCGGCGAACAGCACGGTGAACCGGGCGCGCCGGTGACGAGACCGAGGCGACGGACCGTCCGAGTATTCACGAGTACGCATTGTCGGGCTCCGAGCGCCGAAGTGACAGCGAGACTTCTACGTTAAGCCCGGTACACCCCGCGCGACAGCCCCTTCAGGTTTCGTGTTCGTAACCGGACCGATCGCGGGCGCCATCGGTCACCGGAGCCGCCGCAGGCGGCGGTGGCGCGACCGACGGACCCGGTTCGGCGACGGCGGGTTCGGCCAATTCGGCCAGCACCCTGGGCAACTCGTCGGCGAAGGCGGCCGGGTCCAGCAGCGCCGGATCGACCGACAGCCCGATTCCCAGCACCCCGTGCCAGCTCAGCACGCCCGCGACCAGCGGCACCCCGGGCGCCGGCGGCAGGATCGGAAACACCTGGGCGATCGGCACATTCGCGAAGGTCATCGCCCCGGTCGGGCCGGCCATATTCGACACGATGGCGTGGAAGAAGCCGCCGCCGTACACGCTGCGGGCGAACCAGCCGACGGCCGGTTCGGGCAGCAGCCGCAGGCCGGTGGACATGACGAAATGCGATGCCAGCGCGCGGGTTCCGCTGTGCAGCCGGGCACTGCGGGCGCGGATGTCGGTCAGCAGGCCGGCCGGGCTGCGGGAGTCGAACGGCACGTCGGTCATGACGGCCGCGGTGAGATTGCCCTCGGCCGCGGAGGTGGGTTCGCGCACCATCAGCGGCACCGCCACCCGCAGCCGCCCGCGCAGCGGTTCGGTCCACTCCGGGCGCATCCGGTGCAGCGTGGTGACCATGACGGTGAGCAGGACGTCGGTGACCCGCGCCCCGCGCGAACGCGCCACCGCCCGAACCGTTTCCAGATCCAGCGCCACCACGGAGAAGGTGCGCCGCGGCGATCCGCCGGGCACCCGCCCCGGCGGCCGGGCATCCGTGGCGAGCTGGGCGAACCCCGTCGCCGTAGCCGCCACCCGGGCCACCCGGCCGGGGCCGCGCCGATCGCCGACGGCGAGATCGATCGCCGGCCGCAGCAGATGCAACGCCTGCACCACGGTCCCGATCCCGTCGGCGACGGTGTGGTGCAACAGCAGCACGACACCCACCGCCCCCGCCACCGGATCCCGCACCAGCACCAGCCGCCACAGCGGCCGGTCGCGCGGCAGCGGATCCGCCGCCAATTCGCTGACCACCCGGGCGATCTCGGCGGTCCAGGGGGTATCGATCAGGGCATCCGACTCCGGCACCGTTGCGGCGAGCGCACTCTCGGTATCCGCAGGACCAGCCACCGCCCCCTCGTGCGACGGCCCCACCGCACCCCTCGACCCGCATGTCCCCGCCGATCCGTCCGACACCCCGGACACTCCCTCAGACAACCTTCCCGACCCGCGCGGTATCTCCGTCCCCCTCGGCAAGCCGTCCGATCGCCCCGCAGATTCATCCGACACCCCGGCCGCTCCATCGGGCAGCCCCAGCGACCCCTGAGACGCCTCCGGCACGCTCGATACGCCGTCCGACCACCCCGCCGAGCCGTGCGACGGACCCGCCGGACCATCCGCCGACCCGAGCGGCGCGGCATGTTCGGTCGCCTCCACCGACTCTCCTGCTCGGGTGAGGGTTCCGGCGTCTGTCCGGGAGGCAGCGGGCGAACCGTTCCCGGTGCCACCGGAATGTGCTGGGGAGGAGCCGGTTTCGAGAACATGCTCGGTGACGTGCCAGGTCCAGTCGATATCCGCGTCGACCCAGCGGGCGCGGCGGAAACGGCCGCCGAGCCGCAGGCGCTGGCGGAACCGGGGCAGGTTGGCGAGTTCGCCGCGGACCAGCGCGCGCACGTCCGTCACGGTGGCATTGCGGCCGGGGCCGGGCCGCAGCACCACCATCCCGCCGACCTGCTGTGGCACCCCGGCATCCTCGATGTGCAGGAAGAAGGCGTCCGCCGGGGGCACCACCGACGACCGCGCGTACCAACGGTCCACCAGCAGCATGGCGATCGCGACGAATACGGCCGCGGCGACGGCGTCGAGCAGGAAATGATTCCCGGTGGCGAGGATGACGTACACCGTGACGAGCACGTGCAGGGCACTGAGCAGCTGCACGACCAGGCCCTCGGCGATGCGGGCCAGCACCACGCTCACCCAGAACGCCCAGCCCACGTGCAGCGACGGCAGCGCCGCCAGCTGATTGGTGCCGTCCACCAGCGGTGTGCCCCACGAACCCCAGGTCCCGCCCACGACAACGGTGTCGATGAAGCCGAGATCCGGCAGCAGCCGCGGCGGCGTCACCGGATAGACCGCGAAGCACGCGATGGCGAGCACATTCAACAGCAGAAACGAGTCCCTGGCCCGCGGATAGTCGGCCGGCCTGCGGAAATACATCCAGAACAGCAGCACGAACGCGGTCACGATATAGGTGAACGCGTACTCGTAGTTGGCCACGGTTGCGAGCGTCTCGTGTCCGGCCAGCCAGCGGTTCAGCGACAATTCGATATCGAGCCGCGACCACCGCTCGATCCGGAACAACAAGTGCGCGCCGGCATCGGCCGCGGCCCGCCGCTCGGGGCTGTGCAGCGTATCGACCAGCAGATACAGCCCGAAGACAACCAGCCCGACCGCGATGTCCCGCCACAGAGCGGGCCGCGATGGGTTACCCACAACCACAACTCATAACACAAAGTCACGGCCGTTCAAGATCTTTCGTAAGACTGGTTACCGGCGGTCGTCGGCCGGGCGCCCGGTATCGGGGCAACCGCTCACGGTTTCGGTGCCGGGGGCGTCCTGCTCGGCCGCGTCATCGGCGGCATAGAACGCCTGTGCCAGCGGAGAATGCGCCAGGCCGGAAACCCCCCAGGCCACCAGCGCGCCCGCGATCGCGATACCGGCGAGCGAACCGGGATCCGAGGGAACGGCGACCCGGAACGCCAGAATGCCGACCGCATAGCTGGCCACCGGGTTGGTCACGCTCATCGCCGCGATCGCCCACGGCAGCGGCCCGCCGGCGAACGCGGCCTGTTCCAGCAGCAGGCCGGTGAGCGTGGACAACGCCAGCAGATATCCCGGCCAGTCCACCGCCGTGGCCGGCACGCCACGGTGCAGCAGGTCATCGGTGGTCAGCTTCATGAACACGGCGCTCATCGCGAAGCAGATCCCCGCGGCGACGGCGACCAGGGTGGCGGCGACGCGGATCGAGCAGCGGGTGCTGGCCACCGCCAGCAGTGCCACCAGCGCCGCCGCCGACGCCGTCGCCAGCAGCACCCGGCTGCGCTCCGGATCGCCGGACAGCGGCGCCGCACCCTCGACGCTGAACAGCACCGCCAGCCCCGCGCACACGAGCATCGCGTACCCGAGATCGCGCGCATGTGGCCGCCGCTGCCGACCGGCCGCCTCCAGCGGCACGGCGAACAACAGCTGCGTCGACATCAGCGGCTGCACCGACGCCACGGAACCCACCTGCAGTGCGGCCGCCTGGGTCAGGAAGCCGGCGAGATTGGTCAGCCAGCCGCGCAGCCACGTCCGGCTGCGGACCAGCCGACGCATCAGCGTCGACAGCCCGGGCACCCGGGCCGCGTGCGGATCCTCGGCCACCACGGCTCGGGCCGCCCGCTGCTGCAGGAATCCGGCCGTCGCGAACAGGAACGCGGCCAGCACCCCCAGCGCAACTACCAAGACCATGCGGACCCCCAGCTAGGTGATCTCCGTCCGACTTTACGCCGGGCGCCGATCGGATCCGCGCGGCATATCCCCCGCGGGCCGGTCAGAGATCGTGGTCGTCCAGCCAGCCGCGGGCCAGTTCGGGGGCCGGGGTGTGGTCGTCGCGCAGGCGGCGGATCAGGACGGTGAACTCGTCGGTCGTCAGCTCGCCGGCGACGGTGTTCAGCTTCTTGATCTGCTGCGCGGTGAGGGCGCCCTTGCGGAACAGCGGCATGACGTTGCGGGCGCGGAAGGCGTAGCCGGGATCGGCGATCGGCATCAGATCACCGGTACCGCCGGGCAGCAGGGCGGCCGGGGCGGTCAGCACACCCGCGGTGACCTGCCCGTCCCGCAGCGCCTCCCGCAGGGCGGTATCGCTCGGGTAGACGGTGAACCGGGTGATGTCGCAGCCGTAGACCGTGCGCAGCGGATCGAGCACATCGCGGTGCGGGTCGGGCGACGGGCGCAGCGGGTCGAGCTCGCTGCCGGTGGCGATGCCGACGGCCAGCTCGCCGCAGCGGGCCGCCAGCTCCGGCAGCGAATCCGGATACGGGGCCGCCGACGCACGCGAGAACACCAGGGCGGGGCGCAGATCGGTGCCGTTGGCGATATCGGACACCGCCAGACCCTCGGGCAGAGCACGGCTGACCGCGTCGGCGACATCGGGAAGGTCCTCGTCCGCCGACACCGGGGTCCCGGCCGAGGCGGCCGCCTTCTCCCCCGGCTCCTTCTTCGCCGCCTCGGTCGTCACCTTGTCCGGGAGCCGGGCGGGCGATCCGGAGTCGAAGGCGGCCAGCAGATCACCGCTCTGGTCGCCGACCAGCTGCACCCGGTCGGCGTCGAGCGCGGACAGGTAGTCGGCCCGCTCGCCCAGTCGCGGCTCGGTGACGGTCCGCGCACCGGCCCGGGCGAGCGCCCCGGCGTAGATCTCGGCGATCAGCTCGGACTGCGCGGAATTCCCGGCGCCGACGGTGATCTCCGGCCCGGGCGCATCGGCCGAGCAGGATACGACCAGTGTGGCGGTCACGGCCGCGACCACGGCGCAGGCCGCCGTCCGCACCGATGCGGCCAATTCCATCCGCTGACACCAACTCCCGACAGATCGTTCGCCCGGCTGACAGTACCGGCGGCCCGACGACGACCGCCCCGACGAATCGTAATCGGGAGACGCGACGGCCGGTCCGCAGCGTCCCGGCACGTCGGTCGGCCGCGCCGGGAAGCCGCCCGTTCCGCAGCCGCCCGGACCCACTGCGTGCGTCCTGCCCGGCGCTCACGCGTGCGCGGCCGACATCTCCCAGGGCGCCTGCGGGAGCACCTCGCCGGTCTCCAGCAGCGACTTGAGGTTGGCGAGCACGGCGGGCCAGCCCTGCGAAATCCCTTGGCGCATCTCATTGTTCGGCAGGTTCTCGTGGGTCACCGTGAGCCGGACGATGTCCTGGTGCGGCTCGACGAGGAAGGTGACGACCGACGCGTCGCGCTCCGGCTCGTCGGCCGGTTTGTCATCGAAGGTGATCACCAGGCGGGTCGGGGGTTCGGTCTCGAGCACCCGGCCGTAGACGTCGACCACGCCCGAACCGTCGGTACGGCGGTGTTCCCAGGGCGAACCCGGCTGCCAGTCCGACACGTTGGCGTGACCCCAGTAGCGGGCCGTCAGATCGGCATCGGTCAGGGCCTGCCACACCTGTTCGGGGGTGGCTCGGATGTAGGTGACGTAGACGTAGTTCGGCACGGATGTGGTCTCTGTGGTCATGGCGTATTTCTCCGCTCGGTTCCGGATGGCGCTGAGAGCTTGCAGTCGGGGCTTGTCGAAGACCGAGATCCAGCGTTCGTCGATCTCGTGCAGTGGCGCCGGGTTGAGGTAGTGCAACCGCTCCCGGCCGCGCCGGACGACGGTGACCAGGCCGGCGCGCACCAGGATGTCGAGATGCTGGGTGGCCGACTGGCGGGCCATCACCAGCCGGTCGCACAGCTCGCGCAGCGTCTGCCCGTTGTGTTCGCGCAGCCGGTCGAGCAGCAGGCGCCGAGTCGGATCGGCCAGCGCCTTGAACACCGCATCCAGTGTCGGTTCTTCGAGGCTCACCCGTCGATAATGCAGGTATTTACCTGCCTATGTCAACCGACCTCGGCTCACCACCACCGGTGCGTTCGAGGGATCCGGGCGGGCATACCGCGTTACCGACCGGCGCTGCCACGAACGCGAACACAGATACTCGTGGGACCCACTGCCGACCTGCGGCGACCCGCGAATCGGCACCCTCGCGCACGACCGGACCGAATCGGACACGAACGCGCGAAGGGTGCCCGTCCCCAGGGACGGACACCCTTCTGTCAGCGAAACAGGCTGTTACGCAACACCTTCCGAGCGGGCCGTGGCGGCGACCGCCTCGGCCACCGCCGGGGCGACCCGCGGGTCCAGCGGGCTCGGGATGATCTTGTCCGGGGACAGCTCGTCGGCCACCACGCCGAAGATCGCGTTCGCCGCGGCCACCTTCATGCCCTCGGTGATCCGCCGCGCACCCGCGTCCAGCGCGCCCTTGAACACGCCGGGGAACGCGAGGACGTTGTTGATCTGGTTCGGGAAATCGCTGCGGCCGGTGGCCACGACGGCCGCGTACCGGTGCGCCACCTCCGGGTGAATCTCCGGATCCGGGTTGGACATCGCGAACACGATCGATTCCGGCGCCATCGACGCGATCAGTTCCTCGGCGATGGTGCCCGCCGACAGGCCCAGGAACACGTCCGCGCCGGCCATCGCGCCGGCGGCGCCGCCGGACAGGCCGCGCGGGTTGGTGCGCCCGGCCAGGTCGGCCTTCACCTCGTTCAGATCGCCGCGGTCGCTGCTCACGATGCCGCGGGAATCGAGCACCACGATGTCGGGAACGCCCGCCGCCAGCAGAATGTTGGTGCACGCGACGCCGGCCGCGCCGGCCCCGGACACCACGACCTTCAGGCCCGCGATGTCGCGGCCCAGCACCTGGGCCGCACCGTTGAGCGCGGCGAGCACCACTATCGCGGTGCCGTGCTGGTCGTCGTGCATCACCGGGCAGTCCAGCGCCTCGACGACCCGGCGCTCGATCTCGAAGCAGCGCGGGGCGGAGATGTCCTCGAGGTTCACCGCGCCGAAGCTCGGGCGCAACCGGATCAGCGTCTCGACGATCTCGTCGACATCCTTGGTGTCGAGCACGAGCGGGATCGAGTCCAGGCCCGCGAACTTCTTGAACAGCGCGGCCTTGCCCTCCATCACCGGCAGCGACGCGCGCGGGCCGATATCACCCAGGCCGAGTACCGCAGTGCCATCGGAAACCACCGCAACCAGGCGGTCGGTCCAGGTGTAACGCTTCGCCAGTAGCTCATCCTCGGCGATGGCGCGGCTGACCTGCGCGACCCCCGGAGTGTAGGCGATCGACAGGTCCCGCTGGGTGTCCAGCGGCGCCGTCAGTTCCACCGAGAGCTTGCCCCCGAGATGGCCCGCAAAAATCTCTTCGTGCGTAATGGCGGACGGGCTTGCCGCATTCTCACGGCTCGCCGTGGCGGCGTTCGGTGCGTCAGTCACGGGTGACACGATTTCACTCCTGGTCGGTGGTGGCTAGCCCATATGGGGGTTACCGCCGGGTATCGGAATTAGGGGTAATTGAAGTCACTCACAGAGGTGCGCCGAGCACTCGAGCACCCCGCACGAAATACATCGCGGCAAGGCGCGCAAGGCATTACGAAATTTGTTTCGAAAATCGCTGCGCGGATCTGTCGAGCGGGAACCGGACGGGTGGGCCCGGGCAATGCTGTGGGGTGATCCGCGATCCGGAGCCGTGCGTCACGGGCCGAAGGTCACCAACCGTCCCGGACCGGGCGGTGGCGTCGGCCGGGAATCCGTAGCATTCTGCCAGCCGGAACGCGGGCCTGCCAAATCGCCTCGCGGTAGGTGCTGTCATCATCCGAGCGTAGCGGCCGCGAATTACCCCCGCGTAAGGGGAAACTCGCAGTTGAGCGGGCACCGGGTGAGCTGTCGCACCGGCCGCACCGGCAACGATGTGAGGTGGGTCGCGACCGTGCCGCGGCGACAGTCGTCACCGGTCCTCGTCGTCGCGGCCTGCCCCCGTGCCCGCGATCCCTCACCGGCACTCGCGGATTCGGCCGAGAGCGCGCCGGAACAACGGCGGTGCGGTGGTCAGGGCCCTAGGCCGGGGTGAAATCCGCGTGCTGCGGCGCCTGCCCGGGATCGCACTGCTCCGGCCGCACCCAGACACGTTCCACACCGCCGGAACGCAACCGGACCCGGCCGTCGACGGCCTCGTCCGGATGGTCGGTGCGCCGGTGTATCCCGCGGGTCTCGGCGCGGGCCAGCGCACTGTACTTGGTCCACCGCGCCACCGCCAGCAGCGCCGCGGCCTGCCGGGCGCGCAATCGCGCCGAGCCGCACCCGCCGAGTTCGACCTCCGTCACCGGCCACATGCCGTCCAGTTCGCCGATGCTGTCGCGCAGGCTGCCCGCGCTGCGCCAGTAGCTGCGCCGCAGCGGCAGCGTGTGCTCCTGCACCAGGCCGACCACCGCGCGCGGGTCGATCCCCGAGACGGCGTTCAAGCCCGCACCGGGCACCGGCCGCGCCCTGCCGAGCCGCCCACGCCCGGCCGCGAACCCGGCCGCGCCCGCACCGGCCCATACGCCCGACGACATCGCCCACGCCCCGCCCTGGCCACCGAAGCCGCCGACCGCGCCGGTGATCGGCTCGCGGGTGGCCACGTCACCGGCCCCGAACAGTCCGGAAACCGTTGTGGCACAGTCGAACCCGACCAGCCGGACACCGCCGGTACCGCGTACCGTGCCCTCCAGCACCGCGCGCAGCGGCACCCGGGCCGGTCCCGGGCCCCGGGCGCCGAAGACCGAGGAACGCGCCAGGCGCTTGCGCAGCGACGCGGGGATCTCGTCCAGGGCGGCGTAGACCCGCCGCCCGTCGGCGAGGGCGGCGAACGCCTCGGCCCGCGAACCGAATCCGGGAGCGCCCAGGGCCGCGCCGGACTCGTCGTAGAAGGTCGCGAAGTGCAGCGCCAGATCGGACACGGGCGCCGCCGGCCCCGGCATCTCGTCGGCCGCGGCCGGGCGGAGATCGCCCGCGGGGGTCAGGGCATAGGCATTGGAGAACTCCATGCCCGACAGCTCACCGCCGGCCTCCGCGGCCATCAGCAGTCCGTCGCCGGTGTCGACATCGCTGCCGGCGCCGCCGGACAGGAACGCGCAACCGCCGGTGGCCAGCACCACCGAACCGGCGCGCACGGTCCAGGTGTGGAAACCGCCGCGCAGATGTACCCCGGAGGCGCCGGAAACCGTGCCCTCGGCATCGACCAGCAATTGCAGCGCCGGATGATGGTCGAGAATGCGCACGCCCGCCACGATCAGGCTGCGGCGCATCCGGCCGAGATATTTCGCACCGTTCAGCCAGATCCGGGCGGGCCGCCCGACGCTCTCCCCCGGAAAGCGATATCCCCACCGAACCAGCTGATCGACCCGGTGGTGCGTCTCCTCCAGC carries:
- a CDS encoding glycine betaine ABC transporter substrate-binding protein; translation: MELAASVRTAACAVVAAVTATLVVSCSADAPGPEITVGAGNSAQSELIAEIYAGALARAGARTVTEPRLGERADYLSALDADRVQLVGDQSGDLLAAFDSGSPARLPDKVTTEAAKKEPGEKAAASAGTPVSADEDLPDVADAVSRALPEGLAVSDIANGTDLRPALVFSRASAAPYPDSLPELAARCGELAVGIATGSELDPLRPSPDPHRDVLDPLRTVYGCDITRFTVYPSDTALREALRDGQVTAGVLTAPAALLPGGTGDLMPIADPGYAFRARNVMPLFRKGALTAQQIKKLNTVAGELTTDEFTVLIRRLRDDHTPAPELARGWLDDHDL
- a CDS encoding DMT family transporter → MVLVVALGVLAAFLFATAGFLQQRAARAVVAEDPHAARVPGLSTLMRRLVRSRTWLRGWLTNLAGFLTQAAALQVGSVASVQPLMSTQLLFAVPLEAAGRQRRPHARDLGYAMLVCAGLAVLFSVEGAAPLSGDPERSRVLLATASAAALVALLAVASTRCSIRVAATLVAVAAGICFAMSAVFMKLTTDDLLHRGVPATAVDWPGYLLALSTLTGLLLEQAAFAGGPLPWAIAAMSVTNPVASYAVGILAFRVAVPSDPGSLAGIAIAGALVAWGVSGLAHSPLAQAFYAADDAAEQDAPGTETVSGCPDTGRPADDRR
- a CDS encoding NAD(P)/FAD-dependent oxidoreductase, whose translation is MSRKVTDNGRDAGAGEGGVTGRRDSAGARHVHVLIVGSGFSGLGLAIRLEQQGRDDYLVIERGDDVGGTWRDNTYPGAACDVPSQLYSYSFALNPDWSRSFSRQPEIQRYIRDVAERYGVRDKHLFGCEMTDARWNDADARWEVQTTEGAFTADIVVSAVGALCEPNLPDIKGINDFQGQISHSARWDHDSDLTGKRVAVIGTGASAIQIVPSIAPQVAHLDVYQRTAPWLLPRLDRPYTLPERLAFKHLPGVQRLARGAIYAARETQVVGLAKFPPAMRVMEMLARAKLAYEVRDPQLRRKVTPNFRIGCKRMLLSNEYYPALGRDNVDVVTDGIQEIRANSIVTTDGTEREIDALIVATGFHVTDSPAYDVVTGRGGRTLAEIFDDSGQQGYKGSAIADFPNLFFMLGPNVGLGHSSMVYMIESQINYIADAIATVDRLGLRTVEVRKDVQDKFNRELQGKLVGSVWSTGGCASWYLDKHGNNTTLWPDFTFRFRRMLEKFDVSAYDTTSNVNGAEVRSDLKVVAAQ
- a CDS encoding TetR/AcrR family transcriptional regulator — its product is MDLVVRGPGESGKRVRLSPDERREQLIVLGVAMLGERALEDISVGDIAEQAGISRGLLFHYFPSKQDFHLAIVRRANAELLARTAPDQNLGLFDMLRDAVSRYIHYVAENRTSYLALLRGPASASPELVELVDQTRGTIVDRILAEAPIPAEDPDRPRLRLAVRGWIAFVEETTLSWLRHETIGREQLIDMLVESLPALALNQDLTAALRE
- a CDS encoding SDR family oxidoreductase, which translates into the protein MTELAGEPSARREDAYFRGKVCVITGAGSGIGRALAENLARRGAKLALSDIDTEGLAETVRRCEASGAEVKSDRLNVAEREAVLLYADEVNKHFGVVHQVYNNAGIAFHGEVTESQFKDIERIMDVDFWGVVNGTKAFLPMLIESGAGHVVNVSSLFGLIAVPGQSAYNAAKFAVRGFTESLRQEMLARRHPVKVTCVHPGGIKTAVARNATYAEGIDAKQFASFFDKKLAMHTPEMAAQTILDGVRKGHGRVLIGWEAKALDLFVRTTGSYYQRIANLVNRRFLP
- a CDS encoding phosphatase PAP2 family protein, producing the protein MGNPSRPALWRDIAVGLVVFGLYLLVDTLHSPERRAAADAGAHLLFRIERWSRLDIELSLNRWLAGHETLATVANYEYAFTYIVTAFVLLFWMYFRRPADYPRARDSFLLLNVLAIACFAVYPVTPPRLLPDLGFIDTVVVGGTWGSWGTPLVDGTNQLAALPSLHVGWAFWVSVVLARIAEGLVVQLLSALHVLVTVYVILATGNHFLLDAVAAAVFVAIAMLLVDRWYARSSVVPPADAFFLHIEDAGVPQQVGGMVVLRPGPGRNATVTDVRALVRGELANLPRFRQRLRLGGRFRRARWVDADIDWTWHVTEHVLETGSSPAHSGGTGNGSPAASRTDAGTLTRAGESVEATEHAAPLGSADGPAGPSHGSAGWSDGVSSVPEASQGSLGLPDGAAGVSDESAGRSDGLPRGTEIPRGSGRLSEGVSGVSDGSAGTCGSRGAVGPSHEGAVAGPADTESALAATVPESDALIDTPWTAEIARVVSELAADPLPRDRPLWRLVLVRDPVAGAVGVVLLLHHTVADGIGTVVQALHLLRPAIDLAVGDRRGPGRVARVAATATGFAQLATDARPPGRVPGGSPRRTFSVVALDLETVRAVARSRGARVTDVLLTVMVTTLHRMRPEWTEPLRGRLRVAVPLMVREPTSAAEGNLTAAVMTDVPFDSRSPAGLLTDIRARSARLHSGTRALASHFVMSTGLRLLPEPAVGWFARSVYGGGFFHAIVSNMAGPTGAMTFANVPIAQVFPILPPAPGVPLVAGVLSWHGVLGIGLSVDPALLDPAAFADELPRVLAELAEPAVAEPGPSVAPPPPAAAPVTDGARDRSGYEHET